One genomic window of Halogeometricum sp. S3BR5-2 includes the following:
- a CDS encoding glycoside hydrolase family 15 protein, translating into MDGLHPPSDKDGLLSSPREDGGYVLTTANQYPSSAVDEDWRGALIEETSAFRADIEQFGDFHTLLWDADREQTLDVREDAADSDVAYESPRVPELHLDNEFVFADGAEASLSQDVVVSVDRPALLVRNSVSFSEAGERTVFSVLNSSIQDGGEESEADEAYATAAEGEAGEYECVVSHDGERYFAVALRREETGQRSFDGRRMGLLGETEGDEKSAWHDIYRENDGYIDANDEMAGSLDIGFGLYLDDDEAATWTTAAGFGRSESDALDALTSTLDRGYEAEREAFADAWETWHEGVSDGPTDDETANATYERSLTSLKCAQDPSGGTVAGAFEPDDQGYRFVWPRDQVFIVAAMLAGGAVEEARRALSWLDDKQITDDVVDDRDIEREGTWWQNYRSDGEPNWTALQLDQVGGPIYAHWLLWEETGGDEEVLDEHYGMSRAAAEFLLDYDNGDGFPGKSQDPWEEVWGHSTEGSAASIAGLRAMAELAEARGDDEFAADCRETAATWAENFDGYCFREDAYLGDHYVTADSPERDGNVAPDERPDAAAFMATWPWNVVDAGSETMRSTVELATDPAWCADDAACVGRYPEDDFTPSGSVEDGGWPLCEAFADAVRWLDGDEAALREYVFEDAPTWTSATGLLPEQVRGDGSVRWNCNLQWSQAMYVLLAESHVRDEPYGMAPSGDAA; encoded by the coding sequence ATGGACGGGCTTCACCCCCCGAGTGACAAGGACGGGTTGCTCAGTTCGCCCCGCGAGGACGGCGGCTACGTGCTGACGACCGCGAACCAGTACCCTTCCAGCGCCGTCGACGAGGACTGGCGCGGCGCGCTCATCGAGGAGACGTCCGCGTTCCGCGCCGATATCGAGCAGTTCGGCGACTTCCACACGCTCCTGTGGGACGCCGACAGGGAGCAGACGCTCGACGTGCGCGAGGACGCCGCCGACAGCGACGTCGCCTACGAGTCGCCGCGCGTCCCCGAACTACATCTGGACAACGAGTTCGTCTTCGCGGACGGGGCGGAGGCGTCGCTCTCGCAGGACGTGGTCGTCTCCGTCGACCGGCCCGCGCTGCTCGTCCGGAACAGCGTCTCGTTCTCCGAGGCGGGCGAGCGGACGGTGTTCTCCGTGCTCAACTCCTCGATTCAGGACGGCGGCGAGGAGTCGGAGGCCGACGAGGCGTACGCGACCGCCGCCGAGGGCGAGGCCGGCGAGTACGAGTGCGTCGTCTCCCACGACGGCGAGCGCTACTTCGCCGTCGCCCTCCGCCGAGAAGAGACGGGACAGCGCTCCTTCGACGGCCGTCGCATGGGACTGCTCGGCGAGACGGAGGGAGATGAGAAGAGCGCGTGGCACGACATCTACCGGGAGAACGACGGCTACATCGACGCGAACGACGAGATGGCGGGCTCCCTCGACATCGGGTTCGGCCTCTACCTCGACGACGACGAGGCGGCGACGTGGACGACGGCCGCCGGCTTCGGCCGCAGCGAGTCGGACGCCCTCGACGCCCTGACCTCGACGCTGGACCGCGGCTACGAGGCCGAACGGGAGGCGTTCGCCGACGCGTGGGAGACGTGGCACGAGGGCGTCTCCGACGGCCCGACGGACGACGAGACGGCGAACGCGACGTACGAGCGGTCGCTGACGAGCCTCAAGTGCGCGCAGGACCCCAGCGGCGGCACCGTCGCCGGCGCGTTCGAACCCGACGACCAGGGCTACCGCTTCGTCTGGCCGCGCGACCAGGTGTTCATCGTCGCCGCGATGCTCGCCGGCGGCGCCGTCGAGGAGGCGCGTCGGGCGCTCTCGTGGCTCGACGACAAGCAGATAACCGACGACGTCGTCGACGACAGGGACATCGAACGAGAAGGGACGTGGTGGCAGAACTACCGCTCGGACGGCGAACCGAACTGGACGGCGCTCCAACTCGACCAGGTGGGAGGACCCATCTACGCCCACTGGTTGCTCTGGGAGGAGACCGGCGGCGACGAGGAAGTCCTCGACGAGCACTACGGGATGAGCAGGGCGGCCGCGGAGTTCCTCCTCGACTACGACAACGGCGACGGCTTCCCCGGGAAGTCCCAAGACCCCTGGGAGGAGGTGTGGGGTCACTCGACGGAGGGGAGCGCCGCGTCCATCGCCGGCCTGCGCGCGATGGCCGAACTGGCCGAGGCGCGCGGCGACGACGAGTTCGCCGCGGACTGCCGCGAGACGGCGGCGACGTGGGCCGAGAACTTCGACGGCTACTGCTTCCGCGAGGACGCCTACCTCGGCGACCACTACGTCACCGCCGACAGCCCCGAACGCGACGGCAACGTGGCCCCGGACGAACGGCCGGACGCGGCGGCGTTCATGGCGACGTGGCCGTGGAACGTCGTCGACGCCGGCAGCGAGACGATGCGGTCGACGGTGGAACTGGCGACGGACCCGGCGTGGTGCGCCGACGACGCCGCCTGCGTCGGCCGCTACCCCGAGGACGACTTCACCCCCTCCGGGAGCGTCGAGGACGGCGGCTGGCCCCTCTGCGAGGCGTTCGCGGACGCGGTTCGATGGCTCGACGGCGACGAGGCGGCCCTCCGGGAGTACGTCTTCGAGGACGCGCCGACGTGGACGTCCGCGACCGGTCTCCTGCCCGAACAGGTCCGCGGCGACGGCTCCGTGCGCTGGAACTGCAACCTCCAGTGGAGTCAGGCGATGTACGTCCTCCTCGCGGAGAGCCACGTGCGGGACGAGCCGTACGGGATGGCTCCGAGCGGAGACGCGGCCTGA
- a CDS encoding NAD(P)/FAD-dependent oxidoreductase produces the protein MTRVVVLGSGYAGSAAIRSLQEELDEDADLVWVSEDPYHLVLHEVHRCIRKPSVRDHVTVPIEEIADDDTEFVQGRVADVDVADREVELDDGTTLDYDYCVVCLGSQTAFYGIDGLEEHALTLKSLGDALSIHERIKGAAVAADRTDPAKVVVGGGGLTGIQTAGEVAALRDWTDSHIDVHLVERSGEVFPGHDHEFQGAIQNKLERHDVEVDTGKAMTSVGEDEIEFDDGDSMAYDVLVWAGGVTGQDSMGSVDVDKDHNRAYADSTFKTSDDRVFAIGDAALVNQDVEGGPHTEHDLWEQVVHPDADASPPPTAEAAMEEGKHLGQNVAREVDGRELVHWSYINKGTLVSVADDAVAHGVVGSPVNTFSGRPAEVLKKFISARWLTKVGGVRRAVDAWDDM, from the coding sequence ATGACACGAGTTGTTGTGCTCGGGTCTGGGTACGCCGGCAGCGCCGCGATTCGGAGCCTCCAGGAGGAACTGGACGAGGACGCCGACCTCGTCTGGGTGTCGGAGGACCCGTACCACCTGGTACTCCACGAAGTCCACCGCTGCATCCGGAAGCCCTCGGTCCGAGACCACGTGACTGTCCCAATCGAAGAGATAGCGGACGACGACACGGAGTTCGTGCAGGGCCGCGTCGCCGACGTCGACGTCGCGGACAGGGAAGTCGAACTCGACGACGGGACCACCCTCGACTACGACTACTGCGTCGTCTGCCTGGGGAGTCAGACCGCGTTCTACGGTATCGACGGCCTCGAAGAACACGCTCTGACGCTCAAGAGCCTCGGCGACGCCCTGAGCATCCACGAACGGATAAAGGGGGCCGCCGTCGCCGCCGACCGCACCGACCCGGCGAAGGTGGTCGTCGGCGGCGGCGGTCTGACGGGCATCCAGACGGCCGGCGAGGTGGCCGCCCTGCGCGACTGGACCGACTCGCACATCGACGTCCACCTCGTCGAACGGAGCGGCGAGGTGTTCCCCGGCCACGACCACGAGTTCCAGGGCGCCATCCAGAACAAACTGGAGCGTCACGACGTCGAGGTGGACACCGGGAAGGCGATGACCTCGGTGGGCGAGGACGAAATCGAGTTCGACGACGGCGACTCGATGGCGTACGACGTCCTCGTCTGGGCCGGCGGCGTCACCGGGCAGGACTCGATGGGGAGCGTCGACGTCGACAAGGACCACAACCGCGCGTACGCCGACTCGACGTTCAAGACGAGCGACGACCGCGTGTTCGCCATCGGCGACGCCGCCCTCGTGAACCAAGACGTCGAGGGCGGCCCGCACACCGAACACGACCTGTGGGAGCAGGTGGTCCACCCCGACGCCGACGCGTCGCCGCCGCCGACGGCCGAGGCGGCCATGGAGGAGGGGAAACACCTCGGGCAGAACGTCGCCCGCGAGGTGGACGGCCGCGAACTCGTCCACTGGTCGTACATCAACAAGGGAACGCTCGTCTCCGTCGCCGACGACGCCGTCGCGCACGGCGTCGTCGGGTCGCCGGTGAACACGTTCAGCGGCCGCCCCGCCGAGGTGCTCAAGAAGTTCATCTCCGCGCGGTGGCTGACGAAGGTCGGCGGGGTGCGGCGCGCCGTCGACGCCTGGGACGACATGTAG